In bacterium, one DNA window encodes the following:
- a CDS encoding thermonuclease family protein, which produces MARLGRAAIVARLVLVVAVVAGAAFLYERFGGGGGDPFRSLPTPEKSDGGGKPGFFDRLTGAGEPRVADGAERKARVASVIDGDTVVLDDGATIRYIGIDTPEKDERFFEEAALANRLLVEGRDVRVVECAARPIDKYGRRLARVTADDIDVTHELLAAGLGAPFLDSECLGREALDEYVDASIDAWSRGEGLFAGRAGEVVSADKSNRAIGDLAMVCGRVRSVHRSEKVTHLNFGADWKSDFTVTIFARDVPLLAKSARLDDLRGREVVVFGKVRSRNGPDIIVTAPRQLRAVESCSNVK; this is translated from the coding sequence ATGGCGCGCCTTGGCCGCGCGGCCATCGTCGCGCGGCTCGTCCTTGTCGTCGCGGTCGTCGCGGGTGCCGCGTTTCTCTACGAGCGATTCGGCGGCGGCGGAGGCGATCCGTTCCGTTCGCTTCCCACGCCGGAAAAGTCGGACGGCGGCGGCAAGCCCGGTTTTTTCGATCGCCTGACCGGCGCCGGCGAGCCGCGCGTGGCGGACGGCGCCGAGCGCAAGGCGCGCGTCGCGTCGGTCATCGACGGCGACACCGTCGTGCTCGACGATGGCGCGACCATTCGCTACATCGGTATCGACACGCCCGAAAAAGACGAGCGGTTTTTCGAGGAGGCGGCGCTCGCCAACCGCCTGCTCGTCGAAGGGCGCGACGTGCGCGTCGTCGAATGCGCGGCGCGGCCGATCGACAAATACGGGCGGCGCCTCGCGCGCGTCACGGCGGACGACATCGACGTGACGCACGAGCTTTTGGCCGCGGGGCTTGGCGCGCCGTTTCTGGACTCCGAATGCCTGGGGCGTGAAGCGCTCGACGAATACGTCGATGCGTCGATCGACGCGTGGAGCCGCGGCGAGGGGCTTTTCGCCGGGCGCGCGGGCGAGGTCGTTTCCGCGGACAAGTCGAATCGCGCGATCGGCGATCTCGCGATGGTCTGCGGGCGCGTCCGTTCGGTGCACCGAAGCGAAAAGGTGACGCACCTCAATTTCGGCGCGGACTGGAAAAGCGATTTCACGGTGACGATCTTCGCGCGCGACGTCCCCCTCCTTGCGAAAAGCGCGCGTCTTGACGACCTGCGGGGCCGGGAGGTCGTCGTGTTCGGCAAGGTTCGATCGCGCAACGGGCCGGACATCATCGTCACCGCGCCAAGGCAGTTGCGCGCGGTGGAGTCGTGCTCCAACGTAAAGTAG
- a CDS encoding GNAT family N-acetyltransferase: MTDETPGPRFWPGERVYLRGVEEDDIERGHMWINDPATTRFLLAGRRPINLVAERQWVEERGDLIDHEISFAICLTANDRHIGTCGLNGIEGIDRFAVFGIMIGEADCRGQGYGTEATRLCVGYAFDVLNLHRVELTVSTKNPAAVACYRRAGFKDEGLRRQTRWRRGAWEDEILMSVLVEEWRVASGE, from the coding sequence ATGACGGACGAGACACCCGGCCCGCGCTTTTGGCCCGGCGAACGCGTTTACCTGCGCGGCGTCGAGGAAGACGACATCGAGCGCGGACATATGTGGATCAACGATCCGGCGACGACGCGCTTTCTGTTGGCCGGGCGCCGGCCGATCAACCTTGTCGCCGAACGCCAATGGGTCGAGGAGCGCGGCGATCTCATCGACCACGAAATCAGCTTCGCGATCTGCCTGACCGCGAACGATCGCCACATCGGCACGTGCGGGCTGAACGGCATCGAGGGCATCGACCGATTTGCCGTTTTCGGAATCATGATCGGCGAGGCGGACTGCCGCGGCCAGGGATACGGCACGGAGGCGACGCGCCTGTGCGTCGGGTACGCGTTCGATGTGTTGAACCTGCATCGCGTGGAGCTGACGGTGTCGACGAAAAATCCCGCCGCGGTCGCGTGTTATCGCAGGGCCGGTTTCAAGGATGAGGGCCTGCGCCGGCAGACGCGCTGGCGGCGCGGTGCGTGGGAGGACGAAATCCTGATGTCGGTGCTTGTGGAGGAGTGGCGAGTGGCGAGTGGCGAGTGA
- a CDS encoding VWA domain-containing protein has protein sequence MSRHNKTAIDAVFARNHKDFRNERRVLGVAAVVILALCLTMASPFVARAEDEIGAGQIRVLSKDLKNVEVPLKHTSVDAHISGFVARVDVTQHFVNTFDKPIEAVYVFPLPHDAAVHDMTMTIGERVVKGVIKKRGEAREIYEAARQAGKTASLLDQERPNIFTQSIANIMPGDDIKIRISYAQALPYDKGRYEFVFPMVVGPRYIPGHAIGKSGGGWAPDTDRVPDASKITPPVLKPTERSGHDIDIAVHLDAGVPVGDIRSPSHMIEIDDETDSGATIRLDERDTIPNKDLIVRYDVAGEQPGFGLVTYSDGEDGYFLLMLTPKEQYAEKEIVPREMIFIVDSSGSQSGDPLTKSKEAVKRALRGLRADDVFQVYDFNDIVTSMAPAPVPATAKNVQEAMRFVDQIRPMGGTRMLPAVQAALNYPPAEGRLRIVFMTTDGYIGNETEIIKEIHDSLGDARLFSLGVGSSVNRYLLVEMAEEGRGFSQFVRQDESTKEVVETFHKRIDAPVLTDITIDWGGLAVADVVPARVPDLFDGQPLVLFGKFTRPGSGTVRLTGTRGSGKANLTADVTFPREAGGNDAIAKMWARARIDKYSDRITSKGHTKELEEKITDLGLTHKLMTQYTSFVAVEEKIRNEGGKQTTVQVPVEMPEGVSYEGVFGEEDDLAEGSALGMAAGVSVTRSKKQMNAPAMVAPAKTRAADAAAGGSGKGHGGVAAPPPYAQTIAPDEEMIGGSSSVVLDPIAYLGISDQEKFRNALETAFAKGVAKKLEALRAGVPGKQVMVRLTLDASGKVTKVDISKDTTGKAEIAKVLKAELAKQSFPAPGHEAAIVFYVRF, from the coding sequence ATGTCTCGTCATAACAAGACCGCAATCGATGCCGTGTTCGCCCGAAACCACAAGGATTTTCGCAACGAACGCCGCGTGCTCGGCGTCGCGGCGGTCGTGATCCTCGCCCTTTGCCTGACGATGGCGTCGCCTTTTGTGGCGCGCGCCGAGGACGAAATCGGCGCGGGGCAGATCCGCGTGCTGTCGAAGGATTTGAAAAATGTGGAGGTACCGCTCAAACATACCTCCGTCGATGCTCATATTTCCGGCTTCGTGGCGCGCGTCGATGTGACGCAGCATTTCGTCAACACGTTCGACAAGCCGATCGAGGCGGTTTACGTCTTTCCGCTTCCGCACGACGCCGCCGTGCACGACATGACGATGACGATCGGCGAGCGCGTCGTGAAGGGCGTCATCAAGAAGCGCGGCGAGGCGCGCGAGATCTACGAGGCCGCCCGGCAGGCCGGCAAGACGGCGTCGCTTCTCGACCAGGAGCGGCCCAACATCTTCACGCAGTCGATCGCCAACATCATGCCCGGCGACGACATCAAGATCCGCATCAGCTACGCGCAGGCGCTGCCGTACGACAAGGGGCGCTACGAGTTCGTGTTCCCGATGGTCGTCGGCCCGCGCTACATCCCGGGACACGCCATCGGCAAGTCGGGCGGCGGCTGGGCGCCGGATACGGACCGCGTGCCCGACGCCTCGAAGATCACGCCGCCGGTCCTCAAGCCGACCGAGCGCAGCGGGCACGACATCGACATCGCCGTGCACCTGGACGCGGGCGTGCCGGTCGGCGACATCCGCTCGCCCTCGCACATGATCGAGATCGACGACGAAACCGACTCCGGCGCGACGATTCGTCTGGACGAACGCGACACGATTCCGAACAAGGATCTCATCGTGCGTTACGACGTCGCGGGCGAGCAGCCGGGTTTTGGGCTCGTGACATATTCCGACGGCGAGGACGGCTACTTCCTGTTGATGCTTACGCCCAAGGAGCAGTACGCGGAAAAAGAGATCGTGCCGCGCGAGATGATCTTCATCGTCGATTCGTCCGGCAGCCAGTCGGGCGACCCGCTCACGAAATCGAAAGAGGCGGTCAAGCGCGCGCTGCGCGGGCTCCGCGCCGACGATGTGTTCCAGGTGTACGACTTCAACGACATCGTCACGTCGATGGCGCCCGCGCCGGTCCCTGCGACCGCGAAGAACGTCCAGGAGGCCATGCGCTTTGTCGATCAGATCCGGCCGATGGGCGGCACGCGCATGTTGCCCGCGGTGCAGGCGGCGCTGAACTATCCGCCGGCGGAAGGGCGCCTGCGCATTGTCTTCATGACGACCGACGGCTACATCGGCAACGAGACGGAGATCATCAAGGAGATCCACGACAGCCTCGGCGACGCGCGTCTGTTCTCGCTCGGCGTCGGATCGAGCGTGAACCGCTACCTGCTCGTCGAGATGGCGGAGGAAGGCCGCGGATTTTCGCAGTTCGTGCGCCAGGACGAATCGACGAAAGAGGTCGTCGAGACGTTCCACAAGCGCATCGATGCGCCCGTGCTGACCGACATTACGATCGACTGGGGCGGCCTTGCCGTCGCCGATGTCGTGCCCGCGCGCGTGCCGGATCTGTTCGACGGGCAACCGCTCGTATTGTTCGGCAAGTTCACGCGGCCCGGCAGTGGAACCGTGCGGCTGACCGGTACGCGCGGATCGGGCAAGGCGAATCTGACCGCCGACGTCACCTTCCCGCGCGAGGCCGGCGGCAACGACGCGATCGCCAAGATGTGGGCGCGCGCGAGGATCGACAAATACTCCGACCGGATCACGTCGAAGGGCCACACGAAAGAGCTGGAAGAAAAGATCACGGACCTCGGCCTGACGCACAAGCTCATGACGCAATACACCTCGTTCGTCGCGGTCGAGGAAAAGATCCGCAACGAGGGCGGCAAGCAGACGACCGTGCAGGTGCCCGTCGAGATGCCTGAAGGCGTGTCGTACGAAGGCGTGTTCGGCGAAGAAGACGATCTCGCGGAAGGCTCGGCGTTGGGAATGGCGGCCGGCGTGTCCGTTACGAGGTCGAAAAAGCAGATGAACGCGCCGGCGATGGTGGCGCCCGCGAAGACGCGCGCGGCCGATGCCGCCGCGGGTGGATCGGGCAAGGGCCACGGAGGTGTCGCCGCGCCGCCGCCTTATGCGCAGACCATCGCGCCCGACGAGGAGATGATCGGCGGATCGAGCAGCGTCGTCCTTGATCCCATCGCGTATCTCGGCATCAGCGATCAGGAGAAATTTCGCAACGCGCTCGAAACGGCATTCGCCAAGGGCGTCGCGAAAAAGCTCGAGGCGCTGCGCGCGGGCGTGCCGGGCAAGCAGGTCATGGTGCGCCTGACGCTCGACGCAAGCGGCAAGGTGACGAAGGTCGATATCTCGAAGGACACGACGGGCAAGGCCGAGATCGCGAAGGTCTTGAAGGCCGAACTCGCGAAGCAAAGCTTCCCCGCGCCGGGCCATGAGGCGGCCATCGTGTTCTACGTACGGTTCTGA
- a CDS encoding alpha-galactosidase — MPERLSKNNAADRPSRRKRSVRTFVRERAACVVLLAVLCGCKDEVPPGRAPESAAAPVLRACPTNLRLDAQTRTWTLTSDACESALSGATMRVSYEQGGRRRNATLADWPTLGAEVRGDTVIWRLSDHPRAPDLRVTIAHDPAGGSLRIDTLMTAREGGEAIRVRTVEPFRMEAGASLTLPNLEGRLHWLHNAFDSWSYTGVDSIGAHKGAQPKNEWGVMIPAANNGHFETDRLGTGWWVGAARVANGRAGFVAGALSARVFKTYLGVSVDGADAIHFDFVMGTPGDAVMIPPGGAAGFDPAYFRFSADLPAALDDYAEAFARVVTPRVWDGTPPRGWASWYDLFSDVTEDDVRDHIDILANDPWAQAGWRVLQIDDGYQMAFGDWETNEKFPSGMDGVAAAIEGAGQVPGLWIAPLLVADDAPLYDEHPEWMLHRADGRLMHYGDVLGRRFGVLDVTHPGAAAHVRSIIRRFVDDGYTYLKLDFLFPGAFEAVRYDPDVSAMQAFARACEIFRDEAGDDVFLLASGQPFLGVVGYFHAARTSVDIAYSFTDATDFRASANIARFNAARAWSARLFVPDPDNLLVRGPMDEAKAFTTLLSNVLAGGNVFLGDDLRDLSPARAAWMTDPDVLALVDLPGAMRPLDLFDEAAERIVYAPYYDWLVRSSRTPMLWRRGDVLAVLNFTDHDAVREIAAWELGANDGDRVVLSPYFDDGEETAFGDTATIATARHESRVYRVRIERAAGEPPRQDLSGG; from the coding sequence ATGCCTGAACGCCTGTCGAAAAATAACGCTGCCGATCGCCCGTCGCGCCGAAAACGCTCCGTACGCACGTTCGTTCGCGAGCGGGCGGCGTGTGTTGTTCTGCTTGCCGTACTGTGCGGTTGCAAGGACGAGGTGCCGCCCGGCCGCGCGCCGGAGTCGGCCGCCGCACCCGTGTTGCGCGCGTGTCCGACGAACCTTCGTTTGGATGCCCAAACGCGCACGTGGACGCTTACGAGCGACGCCTGCGAAAGCGCGCTCTCCGGCGCAACGATGCGCGTCAGTTACGAGCAAGGCGGACGCCGGCGCAACGCGACGCTGGCCGACTGGCCGACGCTTGGCGCCGAGGTGCGCGGCGACACCGTCATCTGGAGGCTGTCGGATCATCCGCGCGCGCCGGATTTGCGCGTGACGATCGCGCACGATCCCGCGGGAGGTTCGCTGCGCATCGACACGCTGATGACCGCGCGCGAAGGCGGCGAGGCGATCCGCGTCCGGACGGTCGAGCCGTTTCGCATGGAGGCGGGCGCGTCACTGACGCTGCCGAATCTCGAGGGCCGGCTGCACTGGCTGCACAACGCGTTCGATTCCTGGTCGTACACCGGCGTCGATTCGATCGGCGCCCATAAGGGCGCGCAGCCGAAAAACGAGTGGGGCGTCATGATCCCCGCCGCGAACAACGGGCATTTCGAGACGGATCGCCTTGGCACGGGCTGGTGGGTCGGCGCGGCGCGCGTGGCGAACGGACGCGCGGGATTTGTCGCGGGCGCCCTGTCCGCGCGCGTGTTCAAGACCTATCTCGGCGTGTCGGTCGACGGCGCGGACGCGATCCATTTCGATTTCGTGATGGGCACGCCCGGCGACGCCGTGATGATCCCGCCGGGAGGCGCCGCCGGCTTCGATCCCGCGTACTTCCGATTTTCGGCCGATCTGCCGGCCGCGCTCGACGATTACGCCGAGGCGTTCGCACGCGTCGTGACGCCGCGCGTGTGGGACGGAACGCCGCCGCGCGGCTGGGCAAGCTGGTACGATCTTTTTAGCGACGTGACCGAAGACGACGTGCGCGATCACATCGACATCCTTGCGAACGATCCGTGGGCTCAGGCCGGATGGCGCGTCTTGCAGATCGACGACGGCTACCAGATGGCGTTCGGCGATTGGGAAACGAACGAGAAGTTCCCCTCCGGCATGGACGGCGTCGCGGCGGCGATCGAGGGCGCGGGCCAGGTGCCGGGGTTGTGGATCGCGCCGCTTCTCGTCGCGGACGACGCGCCGCTTTACGACGAGCATCCGGAGTGGATGCTGCACCGCGCCGACGGCAGGCTCATGCATTACGGCGACGTGCTTGGCCGTCGATTCGGCGTCCTTGACGTGACGCACCCCGGCGCCGCGGCGCACGTGCGTTCGATCATCCGCCGCTTCGTTGACGACGGCTATACGTATCTGAAGCTCGACTTTCTCTTTCCCGGCGCGTTCGAGGCGGTGCGGTACGATCCGGACGTCTCGGCGATGCAGGCCTTCGCGCGGGCGTGCGAGATCTTCCGCGACGAGGCGGGCGACGACGTCTTCCTTCTCGCGTCGGGGCAGCCGTTCCTGGGCGTGGTCGGATATTTCCACGCGGCGCGCACGAGCGTGGATATCGCCTACAGCTTCACCGACGCGACGGATTTTCGCGCGAGCGCCAACATCGCGCGCTTCAACGCGGCGCGCGCGTGGAGCGCGCGGTTGTTCGTCCCGGATCCGGACAACCTGCTCGTGCGCGGACCGATGGACGAGGCGAAGGCGTTTACGACGCTATTGTCGAATGTGCTCGCGGGCGGCAACGTGTTTTTGGGCGACGACCTGCGCGATCTCTCGCCGGCGCGCGCCGCGTGGATGACCGATCCGGACGTGCTCGCGCTTGTCGATCTGCCCGGCGCGATGCGGCCGCTCGATCTTTTCGACGAGGCGGCCGAGCGCATCGTATACGCCCCGTATTACGATTGGCTGGTGCGATCGAGCCGAACGCCGATGTTGTGGCGTCGCGGCGACGTACTGGCGGTCTTGAACTTCACGGATCACGACGCCGTGCGCGAGATCGCGGCGTGGGAACTTGGCGCGAACGACGGCGACCGCGTGGTGCTCTCTCCCTATTTCGACGACGGCGAAGAGACGGCATTTGGCGACACGGCGACGATCGCAACGGCGCGGCACGAGTCGCGCGTGTATCGCGTCCGGATTGAACGCGCGGCCGGCGAGCCGCCGCGCCAGGATCTTTCGGGAGGATGA